From the genome of Deinococcus betulae:
TCCTATTCCAGGTTAATCAGGCACGATGCTGGTGCTGAAGTGATGGGGCGGCCACTTGACTGTTGTGGATGCTTGTCGTCGTTTACCCAGCAGAGCTTTGGGTTCGCCGGATTCTGAGTCTTCCCTCCTCTCTGTGAAACACCGGCCCAGACGGTGGGGGAGGTCGTGCCCCAATTTCTCACTTCCTCAGATTGCTGGCAGCCGCTGCTCTTTAGCGCCCCTGCTCTGTGCGGGCGCTTAAGGCCACGATGGCGTCCCAGCTGTCCGGCTGCTCGGGATCGTCCAGCGCGGCGCGGTTGCGGCCCTGAAAGCCGCAGGTCTGGCAGCGGTGAACCAGCACCCAGCCCTTCTTGCCGCTCTGCTCCACACCCACGGGGGCCATCAGGCCGTGACACTCGCAGGCGCGGTCACCGGGCAGGACATCCACATGTTTGCTGTGCAGGCAGTGGGGGCAGTGGTTTCGCACGCTGCCGTTGCGCAGCGGTAACACCTGGGCGCCGCAGTGACCGCAGGCGAAGGCGTTGTTGGTGCCCTGCACAGTAAAACGCCGCTCACCGCTCAAAGGCGCCGCCCAGAGCGCGCGGCCCAGCGGCTGTCCAGAAAGGCGCGGACGCTGGCCGTGCCCACCAGCGCGGTGGCCAGCACCAGATACCCCAGCCCCACCCCACTGATGACCCAGGTGCCCGACAGCATGCCCAGGATGAACACCAGAAAGCCGGCCACCATGCCGAAACTAACCGTCAGGCGCCAGGCCCAGATGCTGCCGCGCCAGACCATCCCCAGCAAAAAGGCGGTGGCGCAGGCGTACAGCACCTGCCTCTCTACGCCGGTCGCCTGGCCCTGCACCAGCCCCGCCAGCAGCGGCAGACTGGTCAGCATGAACAGGCCCCACAGGACGGCCAGGGTTAGGGGGCGGCCCGCCGCGACCAGTGGAGAAGGCGAAAGAGGAGGGGTCACAGCCGGTATTTCAGCACATGGGCGCGGCGCGGGCGAGGACAGGAATCACGCTGGAGCGAGGAGGCTGGGACGTGGCCAACTCCTGTACCCCTTCCCCGTGCGGGCGAAGCTCTTAAGCTCGGCTCCCGCAGTCAAATCCACTTTAGCCCCACGATGTGCCATAACGTTTCCATTCAAACGGCCTGCTACAGGCCCGCAGGAGAACGGAAGAGGTTCAGGGCCTGGGGCTGGTCAAGCAGTAATCTTCTGGTGTGTGGGCGTCACGGACTGATGGCCTGCTAGACGCCTATTTCAGCATTTCACTCCGGTCCTCAGCAGCCCTGCATTTGGGAGAACCTCAGATGCCCTCTCCCCTGTAACAGGAGGCCCTGTGGCCCCAGGCGCCGCACGCAGCCTCTGGCGCCCAGCCAGTTCCTGCCACCCTCTCCTTTCACCAAATGCTCTAGGCTGCGGCCATGAGCGAACTGAGGGTGACGGCCGTGTGTGTGGGACAGCCAACGGCTCTGAAAGTGGGCGGCCGGGCCACCATCACGGGCATCGACAAGCACCCACTGCCGGGCCATGTGGCGGTCCGACAAGCAGGGCTGGACGGCGACCATGTGCTAAACCGCAAGCACCACGGCGGCCCCGATCAGGCAGTGTATGCCTACACCCAGACGGATTACGCGGCCTGGGCAGCCGAGCTCTCTCCCCCGCCCCGCCCCGGCCTGTTTGGCGAGAACCTGACCCTGAGTGGCCTGGCCTCCGCCGAGCTGCGCGTAGGCGACCGCCTGACGCTGCACGGCACGGGCGGCGACGCCGTGCTAGAAGTCACCGCGCCGCGCATTCCCTGCGGCACGCTGGCGGCCCATGTGCGCGAGGGCTCGTTTGTCAAACGCTTTGCCCGGATGCGCCGGCCTGGCCTGTATCTGCGTGTCTTGCAGGAAGGCACCGTAGGCGCCGGTGACGCCGTGACCTATACCCCCGGCGACCCTGCCGCGCCGACCATTGGCGAGCTGTTTGACCTGTATGTGGGGGACCGGGACACCATGCGGGCCACTCTGGAAGCCTGGCTGACCTTCCCGGTCGCCATACGGACCCGGCGCGACCTCGAAAGTCGGCTGAGCAAACTTGGTTAACCCTGCTGGCCACGAGAAAGCGCGCCAGAAGATAACTCTGGCGCACTTTCTCTAGTTGCTTAGGCCCGCAAACGATCGGCGTAATACTGGCGCATCTTGGCCACTTTGGGCGCAATTACGGCCGCGCAGTACGGCTGGCGCGGGTTATTGGCGTAGTAGTCCTGATGGTAGTCCTCGGCCACAAAGAACTCGCTGGCGGGCTCGACAGTGGTGACAATCGGCTGGCCGAAGACGTTCTGCGAGGTCAGGTCGGCAATCACCTCGCGGGTCTGGGCTTCTTGCTCGGGGGTCTGGGGAAACACCGCGCTGCGGTACTGGGTGCCCGTATCCGCGCCCTGCCGGTTGAGGGTTGTGGGGTCATGGGTGGCAAAAAACAGGCCCAGCAGGTCCTTGTAACTGACCTGCGCCGGGTCAAAAGTCACGCGCACGGCCTCGGCGTGGCCCGTCTGGCCGCTGCACACGCTGCGGTAATCGGGGTTGGGCGTGTGACCGCCGATGTAGCCGCTTTCAATCTTCTGCACGCCGCGCACGTCCTTGAGCACAGCTTCTGTACACCAGAAGCAGCCTCCAGCAAGAATGGCCTGTTGCGTCTGGGACTGGGAGGTCGGGGTCGTCATGAGAGGCATGATGCCGCGCGGGCCTGCGCACGACGGGAAGCAGGGGCACGGTCTAAACGCCAGGTCAAGGTGAAGAGAAGAGGGGTCATGCTCGCCGCCCTTGCCGTGCGTCCGAGGTCGAAGGCAAAAGGCATGGTGAGATCAAGGCAGCATCTTCATTGGTGCTGACCTACTGAACACACCTGGAGTCTTTTACAAACTCCGATTGAATCGAACAGCATGCAGGATGGTATCCGAGCCGACTTGGCAAGCTGCGCCGTAGGCTTGAAGAGCTTCGTAGAAGAGCGAGGAGGAGAGGGGACGGACTGCCGCTCTCCTTTAATGTGCCGTTATCAGGCGGAAACTGTATTACCGCCCAAAAAACAGCCGGGCAGCCACCAGCACCACGATGATCCCGTACATCCACTTCACGAAGGCGCTGCCGCGCAGCATGGCCATGCGCGCACCCGCATAGGCGCCCAGGGCGTTGGCGGCGCCCATCGGCAGGCCAATCCACCAGACCATCTGCCCACCCACCAGAAACAGGAAAAAGGCACCCAGGTTGGTGGCAAAATTCACGGTGCGCGCGTTGCCGCTGGAGCGCACGAGGTTAAAA
Proteins encoded in this window:
- a CDS encoding RNHCP domain-containing protein, which codes for MSGERRFTVQGTNNAFACGHCGAQVLPLRNGSVRNHCPHCLHSKHVDVLPGDRACECHGLMAPVGVEQSGKKGWVLVHRCQTCGFQGRNRAALDDPEQPDSWDAIVALSARTEQGR
- the msrA gene encoding peptide-methionine (S)-S-oxide reductase MsrA; translation: MTTPTSQSQTQQAILAGGCFWCTEAVLKDVRGVQKIESGYIGGHTPNPDYRSVCSGQTGHAEAVRVTFDPAQVSYKDLLGLFFATHDPTTLNRQGADTGTQYRSAVFPQTPEQEAQTREVIADLTSQNVFGQPIVTTVEPASEFFVAEDYHQDYYANNPRQPYCAAVIAPKVAKMRQYYADRLRA
- a CDS encoding MOSC domain-containing protein, whose amino-acid sequence is MSELRVTAVCVGQPTALKVGGRATITGIDKHPLPGHVAVRQAGLDGDHVLNRKHHGGPDQAVYAYTQTDYAAWAAELSPPPRPGLFGENLTLSGLASAELRVGDRLTLHGTGGDAVLEVTAPRIPCGTLAAHVREGSFVKRFARMRRPGLYLRVLQEGTVGAGDAVTYTPGDPAAPTIGELFDLYVGDRDTMRATLEAWLTFPVAIRTRRDLESRLSKLG